TGGCCGTCCCCGCGAAAGCGTGAGGCTTATTGCCGTTTCAAAACTGCATCCGGCGGAATCCCTGGCCCAGGTGGCCGCCGCCGGGCAGATTGATTTTGGCGAAAATTACGTTCAGGAAGCCCTGCAAAAAAGGCAGGACCTGAGCGCAGACCCGGCCACAGCAGCGCAGTGCGCCGGGATACGCTGGCACATGATCGGTCATGTACAAAGCCGCAAGGCTCCGCAGGTGGCGGGGGCTTTCAATCTTGTGCATACGCTTGATTCCCGCAAGCTTGCGGACGCCTTTGAACGGCGTCTGGCGGAGGGCGGTGCGCGTCAGCCCGTGCTGTTTGAGGTGAATGTTGGGGGCGAATCGCAAAAATCCGGTGTGATGTCTGCAGATTTGCCGGAATTGGCCGATTATGTTCTTGAGCATTGCCCGCACCTTGAGGTGCAGGGCCTCATGTGTCTGCCCCCGGTTTTTGACGCGGGCGAGGCAGCGCGGCCCTATTTTGCAAGGCTGCGTGAATTGCGCGACACCTTGAGCACCCGCCTTGGCCTGCCCCTACCCGAGCTTTCCATGGGCATGAGCGGCGATTTTGAAGGCGCGGTGGCCGAAGGGGCCACCATGGTGC
This DNA window, taken from Desulfovibrio desulfuricans DSM 642, encodes the following:
- a CDS encoding YggS family pyridoxal phosphate-dependent enzyme — encoded protein: MGDTLLLERYARVLDRIDAACASAGRPRESVRLIAVSKLHPAESLAQVAAAGQIDFGENYVQEALQKRQDLSADPATAAQCAGIRWHMIGHVQSRKAPQVAGAFNLVHTLDSRKLADAFERRLAEGGARQPVLFEVNVGGESQKSGVMSADLPELADYVLEHCPHLEVQGLMCLPPVFDAGEAARPYFARLRELRDTLSTRLGLPLPELSMGMSGDFEGAVAEGATMVRIGTDIFGPRPAKV